The following proteins come from a genomic window of Geminicoccaceae bacterium SCSIO 64248:
- a CDS encoding alcohol dehydrogenase catalytic domain-containing protein, with translation MSDTSPTMTAIVCHGPKDYRVDQVRRPRAGDDEMVIKITACGICASDCKCWSGAPMFWTGQNPWVKAPVIPGHEFFGVVDELGEGAAEHFGVELGDRVIAEQIVPCDKCRFCRSGKYWMCEVHNIFGFQRQVAEGGMAEYMRIPKTARVHRIPEGVSLDDAAIIEPMACAIHTVNRGDIQLDDVVVIAGAGPLGLMMTQIARLKTPRKLVVIDMVPERLELAKGFGADVVINPKTEDPLEVVHGLTEGYGCDVYIETTGVPAGVVQGLDLVRRLGRFVEFSVFGQETSADWSIIGDRKELDVRGAHLGPYCYPIAIDLFARGLITSKGIVTHSYGLRDWDTAILKAYGIESVKVLLRPGYGADKAGTA, from the coding sequence ATGTCCGACACGAGCCCGACCATGACCGCCATCGTCTGCCACGGCCCGAAGGACTACCGGGTCGATCAGGTCCGCCGTCCCCGGGCGGGCGACGACGAGATGGTCATCAAGATCACGGCCTGCGGCATCTGCGCCAGCGACTGCAAGTGCTGGTCGGGAGCGCCGATGTTCTGGACCGGCCAGAATCCCTGGGTCAAGGCCCCGGTCATCCCCGGCCACGAGTTCTTCGGCGTGGTCGACGAGCTTGGCGAAGGGGCCGCGGAGCATTTCGGCGTGGAGCTGGGCGATCGCGTCATCGCCGAGCAGATCGTCCCTTGCGACAAGTGCCGCTTCTGCCGCTCCGGCAAGTACTGGATGTGCGAGGTCCACAACATCTTCGGCTTCCAGCGGCAGGTCGCCGAGGGCGGCATGGCCGAGTACATGCGCATCCCGAAGACCGCGCGGGTGCACAGGATCCCGGAAGGCGTCTCGCTCGACGACGCCGCGATCATCGAGCCGATGGCCTGCGCGATCCACACCGTCAACCGCGGCGACATCCAGCTCGACGACGTGGTGGTGATCGCCGGCGCGGGGCCGCTCGGCCTGATGATGACCCAGATCGCCAGGCTGAAGACGCCCAGGAAGCTCGTCGTGATCGACATGGTGCCGGAGCGCCTCGAGCTGGCGAAGGGTTTCGGCGCCGACGTGGTGATCAATCCGAAGACCGAGGATCCGCTGGAGGTCGTCCACGGCCTGACCGAAGGCTATGGCTGCGACGTCTACATCGAGACGACCGGCGTGCCGGCCGGCGTCGTCCAGGGTCTCGATCTCGTCCGCCGGCTCGGACGCTTCGTCGAATTCTCGGTGTTCGGGCAGGAGACCAGCGCGGACTGGTCGATCATCGGCGACCGCAAGGAGCTCGACGTGCGCGGCGCGCATCTCGGCCCCTATTGCTACCCGATCGCGATCGACCTGTTCGCCCGGGGCCTGATCACCTCGAAGGGCATCGTGACCCACAGCTACGGCCTGCGCGACTGGGACACCGCCATTCTCAAGGCCTACGGCATCGAGTCGGTCAAGGTCCTGCTCCGACCGGGCTACGGCGCCGACAAGGCCGGCACCGCCTGA
- the ugpC gene encoding sn-glycerol-3-phosphate ABC transporter ATP-binding protein UgpC, which translates to MSSPTATSAETPVLRDRPSTAGPNGAGGAPFLSLDHVEKDYGDHKVIQGVSLSAAKGEFVVFVGPSGCGKSTLLRMIAGLEDITGGDVSIDGRVVTNVEPASRQVAMVFQSYALYPHMSVFENMAFGLRMVKTPAAEIKKRVGEAARILQIEPLLERKPRQLSGGQRQRVAIGRAIVRNPKLFLFDEPLSNLDAELRTQMRVEIAKLHRDLGITMVYVTHDQIEAMTLADRIVVLRSGLVEQIGTPAELYDHPANTFVAGFIGSPKMNFLEATVGAVEAGRITVRHPTFTGGELAVERASDRARPGDTVIVGFRPEHLHLSATSPVMTLTVDLSENLGGATQIYARPAEGAVVTLLVPGRPDIGQGDTLQVGIARPHIYLFDQAGLAL; encoded by the coding sequence ATGAGCTCTCCGACCGCCACGTCCGCCGAAACCCCGGTGCTCCGCGACCGGCCGTCCACCGCGGGGCCGAACGGTGCGGGCGGAGCGCCCTTCCTAAGCCTCGACCACGTCGAGAAGGACTATGGCGACCACAAGGTCATCCAAGGCGTCAGCCTCTCGGCGGCCAAGGGTGAGTTCGTTGTCTTCGTCGGTCCCTCGGGCTGCGGCAAGTCCACGCTTTTGCGCATGATCGCGGGGCTGGAGGACATCACCGGCGGCGACGTCTCGATCGACGGCCGGGTGGTGACCAATGTCGAGCCGGCGTCGCGCCAGGTCGCCATGGTGTTCCAGTCCTATGCGCTCTACCCGCATATGAGCGTGTTCGAGAACATGGCGTTCGGCCTGCGCATGGTCAAAACGCCCGCGGCCGAGATCAAGAAGCGGGTCGGCGAGGCGGCGCGAATCCTCCAGATCGAGCCCTTGCTCGAGCGCAAGCCGCGCCAGCTCTCCGGCGGGCAGCGTCAGCGCGTCGCGATCGGCCGCGCGATCGTGCGCAACCCCAAGCTCTTCCTCTTCGACGAGCCGCTGTCCAACCTCGACGCGGAACTGCGCACGCAGATGCGGGTCGAGATCGCCAAGCTGCACCGCGACCTCGGCATCACGATGGTCTACGTCACGCACGACCAGATCGAGGCGATGACGCTGGCCGACCGGATCGTCGTCCTGCGCAGCGGGCTGGTCGAGCAGATCGGCACGCCCGCTGAGCTCTACGACCACCCCGCCAACACCTTCGTCGCCGGCTTCATCGGCTCGCCCAAGATGAATTTCCTGGAGGCGACCGTCGGCGCGGTCGAAGCCGGGCGGATCACCGTGCGCCACCCGACCTTCACCGGCGGCGAGCTCGCCGTGGAGCGCGCGAGCGACCGTGCCCGTCCCGGCGACACAGTCATCGTCGGATTCCGTCCCGAGCATCTCCACCTCTCCGCGACCTCGCCGGTCATGACGCTGACCGTCGACCTCTCCGAGAACCTGGGCGGCGCCACCCAGATCTACGCCCGGCCGGCCGAGGGCGCCGTCGTCACGCTGCTCGTGCCCGGCCGGCCCGATATCGGCCAGGGCGACACGCTCCAGGTCGGCATCGCGCGCCCGCACATCTACCTCTTCGACCAGGCGGGCCTGGCGCTCTGA
- a CDS encoding sugar-binding transcriptional regulator, with protein sequence MSVPTPAVGGAEGEQLMTRVIWYYFVAGMTQQQIADKLGITRLRANRMIGSARANSLVRIEVRMPLARCVALEEEIRQHYGLQHVTVVPAVDDDQAPQRIVGQAAAALLEPMLVDGKGFGLGWGRTLSSLVRGLAPRRLPNAWTVTLMGSLTRGSGINTFEVSTQFAGLMGMECHYVAAPIYCPSSESRTTLLTHEGLAEAMRRAGEVDVALLSCGDLSTKSLLAQTQIVRQCVPELREAGAVGDILGVFLDADGTPVDHPLNSRVMALPPAELRRIPTSILVSGGINKAPIIKAITKAGYVTHLVTDESVAEAMV encoded by the coding sequence GTGTCGGTCCCAACGCCGGCTGTCGGCGGCGCCGAAGGCGAGCAGCTGATGACCCGGGTCATCTGGTACTACTTCGTCGCCGGCATGACCCAGCAGCAGATCGCCGACAAGCTGGGGATCACCCGGCTGCGCGCCAACCGGATGATCGGCAGCGCGCGCGCGAACAGCCTGGTGCGGATCGAGGTGCGCATGCCGCTCGCGCGATGCGTCGCGCTCGAGGAGGAGATCAGGCAGCACTACGGCCTCCAGCACGTCACCGTCGTCCCGGCGGTCGACGACGATCAGGCGCCCCAGCGTATCGTCGGCCAGGCGGCGGCGGCCTTGCTCGAGCCGATGCTGGTCGACGGCAAGGGCTTCGGCCTGGGCTGGGGGCGTACCCTGTCGAGCCTCGTGCGCGGGCTCGCGCCACGCCGCCTGCCGAACGCCTGGACCGTCACCCTGATGGGCAGCCTGACCCGCGGCTCCGGCATCAACACCTTCGAGGTGTCGACCCAGTTCGCCGGCCTGATGGGCATGGAATGCCACTACGTCGCCGCGCCGATCTACTGCCCGTCGAGCGAGAGCCGCACGACGCTCCTGACCCACGAGGGCCTGGCCGAGGCCATGCGGCGCGCCGGCGAGGTCGACGTCGCCCTGCTGTCGTGCGGCGACCTGTCGACCAAGTCGCTGCTCGCGCAGACGCAGATCGTCCGGCAATGCGTGCCCGAGTTGCGCGAGGCGGGCGCGGTCGGCGACATCCTGGGCGTCTTCCTCGACGCGGACGGCACCCCCGTCGACCATCCCTTGAACAGCCGGGTCATGGCCCTGCCTCCCGCCGAGCTGCGCCGCATTCCGACCTCGATCCTGGTGTCGGGCGGCATCAACAAGGCACCGATCATCAAGGCGATCACCAAGGCCGGCTACGTCACGCATCTCGTCACCGACGAGAGCGTCGCCGAAGCCATGGTCTGA
- a CDS encoding carbohydrate ABC transporter permease, which produces MSTPLARVLHALGLTLVIAFTLFPFYWMVTSSLKEQTDLLASPPVWLFTPTLSHYADVFADDRVLGAVGNSLIIAIATTIFAVALGAPAAYALARFEFRGKNDLWFWFISNRMISPIVLALPIYLLAIQLRLLDTHLVLILIYLTFNLPIVVWICTDQFRSIPKELEQAARLEGASQFVIFRKIYVPLGLPGIAVSAIFSFIFSWNELLYALVLTRRDVQTAPVIATSYMSGYELPWGKIMATGTVIVLPVTIFALLVSRHMVRGLTMGATK; this is translated from the coding sequence ATGTCGACACCGCTCGCGCGCGTCCTGCACGCGCTCGGCCTGACCCTGGTCATCGCGTTCACCCTGTTTCCATTCTACTGGATGGTGACCTCCAGCCTGAAGGAGCAGACGGACCTCCTGGCCTCGCCGCCGGTCTGGCTCTTCACGCCGACGCTCAGCCACTACGCCGACGTCTTCGCCGACGACCGCGTCCTTGGGGCCGTCGGCAACTCGCTGATCATCGCGATCGCGACCACGATCTTCGCCGTCGCGCTCGGGGCGCCGGCGGCCTACGCCCTGGCCCGCTTCGAGTTCCGCGGCAAGAACGACCTGTGGTTCTGGTTCATCTCGAACCGCATGATCAGCCCGATCGTGCTGGCCTTGCCGATCTATCTCCTGGCGATCCAGCTTCGCCTGCTCGACACGCATCTCGTGCTGATCCTGATCTACCTGACCTTCAACCTGCCGATCGTGGTCTGGATCTGCACGGACCAATTCCGCTCGATCCCCAAGGAGCTCGAGCAGGCGGCACGGCTCGAGGGCGCCAGCCAGTTCGTCATCTTCCGCAAGATCTACGTGCCGCTCGGCCTGCCCGGCATCGCCGTCTCCGCGATCTTCAGCTTCATCTTCTCGTGGAACGAGCTGCTCTACGCCCTGGTCCTGACCCGGCGCGACGTGCAGACCGCGCCGGTCATCGCCACCAGCTACATGTCGGGCTACGAGCTGCCGTGGGGCAAGATCATGGCGACCGGCACGGTGATCGTCCTGCCGGTGACGATCTTCGCGCTGCTCGTGTCGCGGCACATGGTGCGGGGCCTGACCATGGGAGCCACGAAGTAG
- a CDS encoding sugar ABC transporter permease encodes MRPNRGYGRWTPFWFLAPAVFTLLAIGIYPTLFALVTSFRRYNIARPREGFPFIGFENYVNVLNDQTFWNTLSLTGRFYLTAVPIQIALGLLIALMLHRPGWSMLRAVARVSLVVPLATTYAVVGLIGRLVFNRDFGVANQFISWFGFPGFDWLGSTSGAFAAIVVMDVWQWTPFCALIFLAGLSMVPVDIEEAAQLETRSKWALLRYVQLPYLLPGLTAVLILRSADVLKLFDMVFVMTRGGPGAATDLVSVYIQRVGFRVFDMGTASAQAILLLILTIILSRLYIRLLYREVE; translated from the coding sequence GTGAGACCGAACCGCGGCTACGGGCGGTGGACGCCGTTCTGGTTCCTCGCTCCCGCCGTGTTCACGCTGCTGGCGATCGGCATCTACCCGACCCTGTTCGCGCTGGTCACCTCGTTCCGCCGCTACAACATCGCGCGGCCGCGCGAAGGCTTTCCGTTCATCGGCTTCGAGAACTACGTCAACGTCCTGAACGACCAGACCTTCTGGAACACGCTGTCCCTGACCGGCCGCTTCTACCTCACGGCCGTGCCGATCCAGATCGCGCTCGGCCTGCTCATCGCGCTCATGCTGCACCGCCCGGGCTGGAGCATGCTGCGCGCGGTCGCACGCGTGTCGCTGGTGGTACCCCTCGCGACCACCTATGCCGTGGTCGGCCTGATCGGCCGCCTGGTGTTCAATCGCGACTTCGGCGTCGCCAACCAGTTCATCTCCTGGTTCGGCTTTCCGGGCTTCGACTGGCTGGGCTCGACGAGCGGCGCCTTCGCCGCCATCGTCGTCATGGACGTGTGGCAGTGGACGCCGTTCTGCGCCCTGATCTTCCTGGCGGGCCTGTCCATGGTCCCCGTCGACATCGAGGAGGCTGCGCAGCTCGAGACCCGATCGAAATGGGCGCTGCTCCGCTACGTGCAGTTGCCCTACCTCCTGCCGGGCCTCACCGCCGTCTTGATCCTGCGCTCGGCCGACGTCCTCAAGCTGTTCGACATGGTGTTCGTCATGACGCGCGGCGGGCCTGGCGCCGCCACCGACCTGGTCTCGGTCTACATCCAGCGGGTCGGCTTTCGCGTGTTCGACATGGGCACGGCATCGGCGCAGGCGATCCTGCTGCTCATCCTGACCATCATCCTGAGCCGGCTCTACATCCGGCTCCTCTACCGGGAGGTCGAGTGA
- a CDS encoding SIS domain-containing protein: protein MPNLHHAALAEIGSVLDRVDAHQIDIAIEAIAQARRIALYGVGREGLQIKGLAMRLFHLGLAASVVGDMTTPPLGPGDLLVASAGPGGFATVDALLGVARAAGAGTLVVTAQPNGSAARLADRVLVLPAQTMADDQGTAATSVLPMGSLYEGAQYVLFEIMILRLRDRLGVLPDAMRSNHTNLE, encoded by the coding sequence ATGCCGAACCTGCACCATGCGGCGCTGGCCGAGATCGGCTCCGTTCTCGACCGTGTGGACGCGCACCAGATCGACATCGCGATCGAGGCGATCGCGCAGGCCAGGCGGATCGCGCTGTACGGCGTCGGCCGCGAGGGCCTGCAGATCAAGGGCCTGGCCATGCGCCTCTTCCATCTCGGGCTTGCGGCCTCGGTGGTCGGCGACATGACCACCCCGCCGCTCGGGCCGGGCGACCTTCTGGTCGCATCGGCCGGGCCGGGCGGTTTCGCGACGGTCGACGCGCTGCTCGGCGTCGCGCGGGCGGCCGGCGCCGGCACGCTCGTGGTCACGGCGCAGCCGAACGGATCGGCAGCACGGTTGGCCGATCGGGTCCTCGTCCTACCGGCGCAGACCATGGCCGACGACCAGGGAACGGCGGCGACATCGGTGCTCCCGATGGGATCGCTCTACGAGGGCGCGCAATACGTGCTGTTCGAGATCATGATCCTTCGGCTGCGTGACCGCCTCGGCGTCCTGCCGGACGCGATGCGCTCCAACCACACCAACCTGGAATAG
- a CDS encoding sugar ABC transporter substrate-binding protein has protein sequence MRQFLMGCASSLAVLAGATALGSSPAQAWSLEEAAEPYSGSEINVIFLDRPGYRAIIDLLPEFEEKTGITVNYEIVPYENSRERQVLNFTSMGDLTIALVDLVWIGEFAENGWIVPAEEFTADPEITDPNLNLEGFFPLLLNAFGTWNNTVYGLPFDNYSGLLFYNSCMLQEAGFDAPPETWDELLNTYAPKLTDAANNKFAFALQSLRGETQSADSFMRVLWPFGGSLLNDEFRSNLESAESQKGLQFRQDLMQYMPPGIVSWDHAEAVNGLAQGQVAMITEWSSFYSTLVDPSTSTIVDCLKVAPEPAGPAGRLPALGGFSLAVASQAPEDLQKASWLFIQWATSEEIARRYVEAGGVSGRTSIYEEADIKQNYQFVEPMVASWQKGVPEFRPRFPAWPAISEIVAEWGSRMMLGEVTPEAGAKEIGTRMESVLENEGYYDGSKELLQ, from the coding sequence ATGCGGCAGTTTCTAATGGGATGCGCGAGTTCGCTCGCGGTGCTGGCCGGCGCGACCGCGCTCGGCAGCAGCCCGGCGCAGGCATGGTCGCTCGAGGAGGCGGCCGAGCCCTATTCCGGCTCCGAGATCAACGTGATCTTCCTGGACCGTCCGGGCTACCGCGCAATCATCGACCTGCTGCCGGAGTTCGAGGAGAAGACGGGCATCACGGTCAACTACGAGATCGTGCCCTACGAGAACTCGCGCGAGCGCCAGGTGCTCAATTTCACCTCCATGGGTGACCTGACCATCGCCCTGGTCGATCTCGTCTGGATCGGCGAGTTCGCCGAGAACGGCTGGATCGTGCCTGCCGAGGAGTTCACCGCCGATCCCGAGATCACCGATCCGAACCTTAACCTCGAGGGCTTCTTCCCGCTTCTGTTGAACGCGTTCGGCACGTGGAACAACACGGTCTATGGCCTGCCGTTCGACAACTATTCCGGTCTTCTGTTCTACAACTCCTGCATGCTGCAGGAGGCGGGTTTCGACGCTCCGCCCGAGACCTGGGACGAGCTTCTCAACACCTACGCGCCCAAGCTGACCGACGCCGCGAACAACAAGTTCGCCTTCGCCCTGCAGTCGCTGCGCGGCGAGACGCAGTCGGCCGACAGCTTCATGCGCGTGCTCTGGCCGTTCGGCGGCTCGCTGCTGAACGACGAGTTCCGTTCGAATCTCGAGAGCGCCGAGAGCCAGAAGGGCCTGCAGTTCCGGCAGGACCTGATGCAGTACATGCCGCCCGGCATCGTCAGCTGGGACCATGCCGAGGCGGTCAACGGCCTCGCCCAGGGCCAGGTCGCGATGATCACGGAGTGGTCGTCCTTCTACAGCACGCTGGTCGATCCCAGCACGTCCACCATCGTCGACTGCCTGAAGGTCGCGCCCGAGCCGGCCGGACCGGCCGGCCGCCTGCCGGCGCTGGGCGGTTTCTCGCTCGCCGTCGCCTCGCAGGCGCCCGAGGACCTGCAGAAGGCCTCCTGGCTGTTCATCCAGTGGGCCACCTCCGAGGAGATCGCGCGCCGCTACGTCGAGGCGGGCGGCGTGTCCGGCCGCACGTCGATCTACGAGGAAGCGGACATCAAGCAGAACTACCAGTTCGTCGAGCCGATGGTCGCCTCCTGGCAGAAGGGCGTGCCCGAGTTCCGCCCGCGCTTCCCCGCCTGGCCCGCCATCTCCGAGATCGTCGCGGAATGGGGCTCGCGCATGATGCTGGGCGAGGTCACGCCGGAGGCCGGCGCCAAGGAGATCGGCACGCGCATGGAGAGTGTGCTCGAGAACGAGGGCTACTACGACGGCAGCAAGGAATTGCTGCAGTAG
- a CDS encoding SDR family oxidoreductase: MPCRASVLRREAADPLLAATPVRPFRPSCSRRRDDNPPATGREAINVFSQIHLFHAACVPAVPAGSVRMTQRGGTAMSLEGRRVLVTGAGKGIGRATARLLAERGSSVVALSRSASDLTALEREIGCTTLAVDLADAEATRAAVERALPVDHLVNCAGTVALESVLESRVETFDATMAVNARAPLVATQIVARDLIRRGRKGAIVNVSSLASAIGVAEHAAYCASKAALDALTRVMALELGPHGIRVNAVNPVVTLTPMAEKAWSDPAKSGPMLARIPLGRFVRPDEVAEAILYLLSDRAAMIHGICLPVDGGFRAI, from the coding sequence ATGCCCTGTCGCGCGTCTGTCCTGCGGCGTGAAGCTGCCGATCCGCTTCTGGCGGCGACGCCGGTAAGGCCTTTCCGGCCTTCGTGTTCGCGACGCAGGGACGATAATCCGCCTGCGACCGGCAGGGAAGCAATAAATGTATTTTCGCAAATACATTTGTTCCATGCCGCTTGCGTCCCCGCCGTGCCGGCCGGTAGCGTTCGGATGACCCAACGCGGAGGAACCGCCATGAGTCTCGAAGGCAGGCGCGTCCTGGTGACGGGCGCGGGCAAGGGCATAGGCCGCGCGACCGCGCGCCTGCTGGCGGAGCGCGGCAGCAGTGTCGTGGCCCTGTCGCGCAGCGCCTCCGATCTGACCGCGCTCGAGCGGGAGATCGGATGCACGACGCTGGCGGTCGACCTCGCCGATGCGGAGGCGACGCGGGCGGCCGTCGAGCGCGCCTTGCCGGTCGATCATCTCGTCAACTGCGCCGGCACGGTCGCGTTGGAGAGCGTTCTCGAAAGCCGTGTCGAGACCTTCGACGCGACGATGGCGGTGAACGCCCGAGCACCGCTTGTCGCGACGCAGATCGTCGCCCGCGACCTGATCCGGCGCGGCCGCAAAGGGGCGATCGTCAACGTCTCGAGCCTGGCATCCGCGATCGGTGTCGCCGAGCACGCCGCGTACTGCGCCTCCAAGGCCGCGCTCGACGCCCTGACCCGCGTCATGGCGCTGGAGCTCGGGCCGCACGGCATACGCGTCAATGCCGTCAATCCGGTGGTCACGCTCACCCCGATGGCCGAGAAGGCCTGGAGCGACCCGGCCAAGTCCGGTCCCATGCTCGCCCGGATCCCGCTCGGCCGCTTCGTGCGGCCGGACGAGGTTGCCGAGGCGATCCTCTATCTGCTGAGCGACCGGGCCGCGATGATCCACGGAATCTGTCTGCCCGTCGACGGAGGATTCCGCGCGATCTAG
- a CDS encoding glycosyltransferase, whose amino-acid sequence MRDHIAASVIIPAYNAEAFVADAIRSAQRQTEKWIEILVVDDGSTDATAEIVTAMAEDDHRVRLLRQPVNRGPSAARNRALDAAAGRWIVLLDADDTMEPVRVERLIALGEVHGADFVADNLMRQALDTKLPLGLFFPADMLALGRPMAMAEYMAHERLGQDRPPIGFIQPVMRRAFLERHGIRYPETIGCGEDSFFVGVGLAHGAVLWTTGEAYYRYSVRTNSLSMTHNPEVLAGLERQTRQLIEAVGGLADPVSLRLMRERADGLGRLCAYRRFTHALKTRRYGKAALLAIGSVSPPDMIRHLSATIMRRLAGPAGQADSRAAV is encoded by the coding sequence GTGCGCGATCACATCGCTGCTTCCGTCATCATACCGGCCTACAACGCCGAGGCGTTCGTCGCCGACGCCATCCGTTCGGCGCAGCGGCAGACCGAGAAGTGGATCGAGATCCTGGTCGTCGACGACGGCTCGACCGACGCCACGGCCGAGATTGTGACGGCGATGGCCGAGGACGATCACCGGGTCCGCCTTCTTCGCCAACCCGTGAACCGGGGGCCGTCGGCTGCCCGCAACCGCGCGCTCGACGCGGCAGCGGGTCGATGGATCGTGCTGCTCGACGCCGACGACACCATGGAGCCGGTGCGGGTCGAGCGGCTGATCGCGCTGGGCGAGGTGCACGGCGCCGATTTCGTCGCCGACAACCTTATGCGCCAGGCGCTCGACACCAAGCTGCCGCTCGGGCTGTTCTTTCCCGCCGACATGCTGGCTCTCGGCCGGCCGATGGCCATGGCCGAGTACATGGCGCACGAGCGCCTGGGGCAGGACAGGCCGCCGATCGGCTTCATCCAGCCGGTCATGCGGCGCGCCTTCCTCGAGCGGCACGGCATCCGCTATCCCGAGACCATCGGCTGCGGCGAGGACTCGTTCTTCGTCGGGGTCGGCCTCGCGCACGGCGCCGTCCTGTGGACCACCGGCGAGGCCTACTATCGCTACTCCGTGCGCACGAATTCCTTGTCCATGACCCACAACCCGGAGGTTCTAGCGGGACTGGAACGCCAGACCCGGCAGCTGATCGAGGCGGTCGGCGGATTGGCCGACCCGGTCAGCCTCCGGCTCATGCGCGAGCGCGCCGACGGTCTCGGGCGGCTGTGCGCCTATCGCCGGTTCACGCACGCGCTGAAGACGCGCCGCTACGGCAAGGCGGCGCTGCTCGCGATCGGCTCGGTGTCCCCGCCCGACATGATCCGCCACTTGTCCGCGACGATCATGCGCCGCCTGGCCGGACCCGCCGGCCAGGCGGACTCGCGCGCCGCCGTCTAG